The genomic window GGCACATGAGCTAGAAAAGCCAGGGTTTCGGGGCCCAGTTGGGCAACTAGGGGAGCCCCTAGAAAGAAGGGAAGTGATGACCCGCCTCCCTCCACTTTGTGGTTCTAGCCATGTCCGTACTCAGCAGAGGAGCTtaaggaaaacaagaaatgaaaaaaacaaaacccaaagaagcACAGATTGTTGGGTTCACTCCAGAGTTCAAAATATGTTCTACTCACGGAGGGCTGTGTTCTCTTCTCTCAGGCCCAGCCACCTGCCCCTGCTGTCGCGGGTGTGGAGGCAGAGGCCCACCTAGGGTGTGGGCTGgtgcggggctgggggtggggggacactgTCGCACGCTTCCGAGGTTCAGGGCACTGAGCCAGGCCTGCCCAGTTCTGCTGCAGGCGGGGACCTTGGAGAGAcctgacgtgtgtgtgtgtgtgtgtgtgtgtgtgtgtgtgtgttgttttgttttggtggtggttttttttttttttttttcctcctgggttttttttattttgaagaggaGTTACTGGTGCTTCAAAGAGCAGGTGTGGAGCTTGGCAGGACTTTGTGAGCTGTGAGCAACCTTCCCCCGGGCCCCTGCTCTCTCTTGGGAGAAGCTGGGGGCCCTgggcaagcaggaggagggggtagCTCTGTGCCTGGGAAGTCGGGAGCCCATGTCTGGGAGGAGCCTATTCCAGGCCCTGTCTATGCCGCCTTGACTTGGGACTTCCTGCCACAGGAGCACCTGCCCAGGAGGGATGGGTGGTGCCCAGGAGGTTTTGTGAACGCCCTAGCGAGTAGCTTCCCACCCTAGTGAGTGGCTTCCCGGGGACCCAGCGGCCCGAGCTCGCTCTCCGCAGATCGCCAAGCTCCACTTGTTCCTCCCCTCCGGCTCAGGCTCGGGCTGGGGAAAATTCGGCCAGGATGTCTGGGGCCTGGGCTTACAGCTGTGGCCACACGgggttttttttctgtaatcTCCGGCCGTGGCTCATGAAggctgagaaataaaaaatgggcttTCAGCTTTCAACAGCCCAGACGAATCTTTTCCTGACGAGGAGAAATTGTGGCAGGACTCCTGAGGACCCAGAGTCCCCTCCATTTAACTCCGTTTGCACAGATGCTGGTCCCACTGCcgtctcctctcccctgccctccatcTCTGGTCAGGAGTCTGGCCCTCTGTGCTGAAAACAGAGGTTCAGGGCTAGATGAAAAAGTAGGGGAAGCATCTCATCTCCATGATactgggccaggggtgggggggatcctCTGATTTGGTGCAAGTCCCCACCCAGCCTGGCTTGGTTGGGTGGTTGTGCTGGTTGCATAATCTGGGCCCTGGGGCCAGCCCTGAGAAGCTGCCAGGGACAGTGTGTGCAAGGCAGAGCTGCCAAACAGGCCTTGCAGGCagcagctgtggggaggggggcaaggggCCCGGGGAGCTCCCAGAAATGTTGGGGAACTGGACCTTGATGGGAAATCCTTCTGCAGGCTTCTACAGCAGCCGTTTCTGTCACCCAGATTCCTGGTGACCCTATGCCTGATCTTGTATCCGAGGATAATCTCATCTCTGTTCTCCAGTTTAGGACCGTGTGGGCTGAATTCAGGCTCAGTTTTGCCCAGCAGCCAGGTGGTACCTGGACCCCAGATAGAGGCTGGGTCCCGGCGGCTCTCCCAgaggccacccaggagccacagcTTTCCTCTCGGGGTCTTCTGGCTTCAGGGTGGGCAGCAGGGCAGtagggaggtggagagaagggtCCAGGTCTGGGTTGTAAGGAGGGACCATATGGTGACCAGATGGTCTCCGGACTCTGCTGAGGCCACCCCCACCAGTCGGGACATGCTCCAAGCCATCCTGCTGGAATAGCTCACCTAGGGGGCCACTGCCTGATGGGCACGCCAGCCCCTTGGACCATCTTCCTCCCCTTGGTCACACTGCTGAGCTAGTGCTAGGAGATGGCTGTTGGGCTTTTGCCTACTACTGTCACACTGTACCTCTCCACCCGGCTGGGACCGGCCCCCACGCCGTGCTTTCCTGTTCCGTTGGATGGGAGTGCTTGGTGGGGCCACATGAGGCGATCAGGAGTGCCTCCTACCCCTCTGGTCCCAGGGAGCAGGGCATTGCCTGTGGGGCGGGGGCTAGAAGGTGGGGCTGGGCCCTGAGACACTCCCACAGGCCCTTCTGTCTCAGGCGGGCTCTCGTCCCACCCCCTGGGTTCCGGCAGGCCCCATTTGCTGGCACAGATGCCAgggcgggggatgggggcagagcaGGTGTGGTTTATATTTCTCCTCTCAGGCACCTGCTCCCCTTTGTTCCTGGCCCTCCGCCCCGGGCTCTGTGGTGTGCTGCTTCGGGCCTGACCTGGCCCAGGAGAAGGATGGAGAGAATGGGTTACAGGCCCCATGGGGCCCTACCGCTGACCTATGCACCCCCATTGGCTTGCTTCCCCCAGCGGCCTGGTATGTCACCAGGGAGCCGGATGCCCATGGCTGGCTTGCAGGTGGGACCTCCCGCTGGATCTCCCTTCGGCACAGCTGCTGCACTTCGACCTGGGATGCCGCCCACCATGATGGACCCATTCCGCAAACGCCTGCTTgtgccccaggcccagcccccaaTGCCTGCCCAGCGCCGGGGGTAAGACCATCccatttctcctccctcctcccggcTCAGCTACAGTGGTGACAGAGAGTCCTAAGAGCTCTGATCTGCCTGATGGGCACACCATCAGGCATGAAGTTGGGGAGGAAGACTCCTGGCTCTTCTTGGGGAGAGTCCTACCTAGGGGCtggaggggtgggtgtgggggaggtgTGTTTGGATCACTGATGTCGTGAGTTTTTGTCCTCCCTAGGttgaagaggaggaagatggcagATAAGGTTCTACCTCAGCGAGTGAGTATGTTGGGCAGGGGCCCAGGAAGCCTGCGCAGTAGCTGGTGGACTGTGGGTGCAACCGGGCTCCCCCAGTCCTGGGGTGGAGGGACAAGGAGCCAGAGATGCAGCAGAAACAAGTTGaattcctcccttcctccagaTTCGGGAGCTTGTCCCAGAGTCTCAGGCGTACATGGATCTCTTGGCTTTTGAGCGGAAGCTGGACCAGACCATTGCCCGAAAGCGGATGGAGATCCAAGAGGCCATCAAAAAGCCTCTGACGGTGTGTGTGCAGCCCTGGCCAGCCCTGGGCTTTCCCagacttctctgtgtctccttggTCTTGTTTTCCGGGGGCCAAGCACGGGGCTGCGATTTCTCAACGCTGCTGGCCGCAGCCCATTAGTGGAGCATGAACTCAGTTTAACATGATGGGACCAGCATGtttttaacaaaagagaaaagtagaaattatGATACTTCACAGTAGTGTAGTAATTACCTTAGAAGTATCATTTAGTGACATTTTGTTTCAGTTGTTTATATATGTGGATTGTGGGTCACGATTTAAAATGTAAACGTTATTGATCATGGTCAGAAGTTTGCAGGGCAAGACTAGAGGGTAGGTAGGGATAGTTCctgtctccccagccctgccaccttttaaaaaataatctcgaACAGTCTCCTGAGTGATGAAAGCTTCCAGAGACAAGGATACTTTGGGGCCATGATGGGTGTCTGAGTTGCCATTTAGTGTGAGCTGGAGACTTCAGATTTGCCCGACAGCAAATCCTGTATGTCCCCGTCACACCACCAATCCCAGTGTTGGTATTGTCGGTAGCCCATCTGTCCCCCGCAGAACTGTGAGTTCCTTCCAGTCTGGGACCGGGATTTGTGGCTCCTGATTTCTGGTGCCTGACAGGGTGCCTGGCCCGTCTACACTCAGTATTGATGTTGAATGAATTCAGACAGGAAGGCTGAGTAGCATTGTTTCCAGCCTGTTGGCTCACCTCTagctggctgtctctctctctctctagcaaaaaCGAAAGCTGCGGATCTATATTTCCAATACGTTCAGTCCCAGCAAGGCAGAAGGTGACACTGCGGGGACGACAGGGCCCCCCGGGGGAACCCCTGCAGGGGACAAAGTGGCTTCCTGGGAACTCCGAGTGGAGGGAAAACTGCTGGATGATGTGAGTTGGGGAAGGTGGtgactggaggggaggtggcctGTGTGGGGTAGAGACTGGGCCAGACACTGGGGCACTTCAGGAGAAGTCCTGCCTGAGGGAGAGGGCTCTGCTCAGGGTCACAGCTCCAGGCCGCTTAGAGGTTGGAGGGTCAAGATCTGTTTGGTTGTTACACTGGTTATCCTGCAGGGGGCAGTGAGGCATCTTGAGGAAAGGGGTGCCCCTTTCTAATTCAGACCCTGTTGGCTGCTAGCTGGGCTGCACCCAGAGTCCCTTCCGGGTACCCggtctccctgcttcttctgGGGGCCCCGAATCTCCAGTACCCTGAGCCTGAGAGTTGAAATAGTCCTTTTGTCCGGGGCTTCACCTGGGTCAGGTCTGAGAGCCCCGCAGCACCCCTGCTTACACCCGTGACCGTTCCCCAGCCCAGCAAACAGAAAAGGAAGTTTTCTTCGTTCTTCAAGAGCCTCGTCATTGAGCTGGACAAGGAGCTGTATGGACCTGACAACCACCTGGTGGAGGTGAGAGGCCCTGGGGCGTGGGGAGCACAGGCTGACGTGCTGTGGGGGGTCAGAGAAGTGGCCTTGGGCCCCTGGAGGGCCAAGCGTGTACACCTGCCCGCTCCCTTGGTGACGAGGTCTGCTCGCTCCTCCCCGTCAGTGGCACCGGATGCCCACCACCCAGGAGACTGATGGCTTCCAGGTCAAACGGCCTGGAGACCTCAACGTCAAGTGCACCCTCCTGCTCATGCTGGATCATCAGGTGACAGGGGTCTGGGGCCACAGGGAGTGCttttggggaagggggcaggTTCCTGTCGCACACCCTTCCCGTCCTTCCACTTTGGTTTCTCCCACGAACACAGCGCCACCCCCTGACTCCCCTCTGTGCATCTCCAGCCTCCCCAGTACAAGTTGGACCCCCGACTGGCAAGGCTGCTGGGGGTGCACACACAGACCAGGGCGGCCATCATGCAGGCCCTATGGCTTTATATCAAACACAACCAGCTGCAGGACGGGCACGAGCGCGAGTACATCAACTGCAACCGGTACTTCCGCCAGGTGAGCGTGGACCTCCCCACGCCGCTCgctgccccgccctgccccctgctccacAGCCCCTGCGGGGCAGGTTTCTGGCCACCTTCTCCACACTGACCCTGGGATGGTGCACTTCCCTCTGTGCTCTCAAAGGCATCACCGAGCCTTTGGTACTCTCTAGATCTTCAGTTGTGGCCGCCTTCGTTTCTCCGAGATTCCCATGAAGCTGGCTGGGTTGCTGCAGCATCCAGACCCCATTGTCATCAACCATGTCATTAGGTAAAAGAGCCTTCCCATCCTCCTCTTCCCATTTCAGAGCCCTTTACCTTTGCCTTGATCTAAAAGCCAAAGAGAAGTAGCACGTTTGGTTTCTTGCCTGCTGCGCGTGTGTAGGTTTGGCCCAGGTCGGTGGGATGAACATAGCTCTAAGCTTAGCCATCCCCTTCTGTGTCCTGCCTGCAGTGTAGACCCGAACGACCAAAAGAAGACCGCATGTTATGACATTGACGTGGAGGTGGACGACCCACTGAAGGCCCAGATGAGCAATTTTCTGGCCTCTACCACCAATCAGCAGGAGATCGCCTCCCTTGATGTCAAGGTGGGCCCTcagcccctccagcccctgggaTCCAGGATGGGGCTGGGCTGGCTCTGTTGGCATTTCTGCATGTGAGCACCTTGCAACAGTATTGGTGAGTCCGGACTGACACATGGACTCTCTTCTCCAGATCCATGAGACCATTGAGTCCATCAACCAGCTGAAGACCCAGAGGGATTTCATGCTCAGCTTTAGCACCGACCCTCAGGACTTCATCCAGGAATGGCTCCGCTCCCAGCGCCGAGACCTCAAGGTATGGTCCCCATCCTGAGGTTGATCCCAGGCTAGGCCCTAAGGGATGTTTACCCAGGTCACAACTTCCGCTTCCTGGGGCCAACTCGCACAGGGGCGGGCACAGTGCTGTACGCAGCTCTCCTCCTGGCTCTCTGCAGATCATCACGGATGTGATCGGGAATCCGGAAGAGGAGAGACGAGCTGCTTTCTACCATCAGCCGTGGGCCCAGGAAGCAGTGGGGAGGCACATTTTTGCCAAGGTGAGGCTCTGCCCTATGCGCCCTCTTGAGCTCGTGGGCAGCAGAGTCCTGAGCCACTCGTCTCTGCTCTCTCCCCCCAGGTGCAGCAGCGAAGGCAGGAACTGGAACAGGTGCTGGGAATCCGCTTGACCTAACTGCTCAGGGACCCCCTCCTCTGCTGGGAAGGGGACCACCCTCTGGCGTCACAGACACATAGGCTAAGGATGGGATGAGGGGTGCCTCctgtccccctctgctccccagctaGAGCTTCATAAATGTAGTGCTAGGATTCCTTGTTGCTTGGTCCCCAAAGCCTTATACTTACTTTTTACTTTGGCTTTAAATGGCTTCTCCGCAGCTGCCTCCTTTGCTCCCTGCAGGCAGGCGGGCCCCAGTCGGTCCGCCGGAGGCTATGCTTTGACGGACATGGTCACGGAGCCTTTTCAGGCCCAGGCCCGCTGGCTTTGCTTGTTTACAGACCCCCTCGGGGCCAGTGTCCGAGCTGGCTCTGGGGAGCTgggtgagagagaggagcacagctCACACTCTTCCTGGCCTTTCTAAACCAAAGTTCTTTGCCAT from Mustela nigripes isolate SB6536 chromosome 16, MUSNIG.SB6536, whole genome shotgun sequence includes these protein-coding regions:
- the SMARCD2 gene encoding SWI/SNF-related matrix-associated actin-dependent regulator of chromatin subfamily D member 2 yields the protein MSGRGAGGFPLPPLSPGGGAVAAALGAPPPPAGPGMLPGPALRGPGPAGGVGGPGAAAFRPMGPAGPAAQYQRPGMSPGSRMPMAGLQVGPPAGSPFGTAAALRPGMPPTMMDPFRKRLLVPQAQPPMPAQRRGLKRRKMADKVLPQRIRELVPESQAYMDLLAFERKLDQTIARKRMEIQEAIKKPLTQKRKLRIYISNTFSPSKAEGDTAGTTGPPGGTPAGDKVASWELRVEGKLLDDPSKQKRKFSSFFKSLVIELDKELYGPDNHLVEWHRMPTTQETDGFQVKRPGDLNVKCTLLLMLDHQPPQYKLDPRLARLLGVHTQTRAAIMQALWLYIKHNQLQDGHEREYINCNRYFRQIFSCGRLRFSEIPMKLAGLLQHPDPIVINHVISVDPNDQKKTACYDIDVEVDDPLKAQMSNFLASTTNQQEIASLDVKIHETIESINQLKTQRDFMLSFSTDPQDFIQEWLRSQRRDLKIITDVIGNPEEERRAAFYHQPWAQEAVGRHIFAKVQQRRQELEQVLGIRLT